Proteins encoded by one window of Cyanobium sp. NS01:
- a CDS encoding competence/damage-inducible protein A, with translation MTSDLSGSPQPGSAEILCVGTELLLGTITNGNARWIAEQLAVLGVPHLRQEVVGDNRARLIAAVQQASRRCRLLITTGGLGPTPDDLTTEAIAAAFATPLQERPEVWADITAKARSRGRELSPSLRRQALLPQGAVVLPNPTGTAAGMIWSPLPGFTLLTFPGVPSEMRAMWQATAAPWLRREGLSQGVFASRLLRFWGVAESALAEQVGDLLAGSNPTVAPYAGAGEVKLRITARAASPEQASTLLAPVEAEIRRRAAEACFGADDDSLASVVLAALQQRGESLAVAESCTGGGIGAALAAIPGASAAFLGGVIAYANAVKQGVLGVPEELLERHGAVSDPVAAAMAEGACRLTGAHWGVAVSGIAGPGGGSPDKPVGLVHIAVAGPDGTHSAAVRFGSSRGRAWIQTLTTGEALDRLRRRLSAS, from the coding sequence ATGACCTCCGACCTTTCCGGCAGCCCACAGCCGGGCAGCGCCGAGATCCTCTGCGTCGGCACCGAACTGCTGCTCGGCACGATCACCAATGGCAATGCCCGCTGGATCGCCGAACAGCTGGCCGTGCTCGGGGTGCCCCACCTGCGTCAGGAGGTGGTGGGAGACAACCGCGCGCGGCTGATCGCCGCCGTGCAGCAGGCCTCGCGCCGCTGCCGCCTGCTGATCACCACCGGCGGCCTTGGGCCCACCCCCGACGACCTCACCACTGAGGCCATCGCCGCGGCCTTCGCCACTCCCCTGCAGGAGCGGCCGGAGGTGTGGGCCGACATCACCGCGAAGGCCCGCAGCCGCGGCCGGGAGCTCTCGCCCAGCCTGCGCCGCCAGGCCCTGCTGCCGCAGGGTGCGGTGGTGCTCCCCAACCCCACCGGCACAGCGGCCGGAATGATCTGGAGCCCTCTGCCCGGCTTCACGCTGCTCACCTTCCCGGGGGTGCCGAGCGAGATGCGGGCCATGTGGCAGGCCACGGCGGCCCCCTGGCTGCGGCGGGAGGGTCTCTCCCAGGGGGTGTTCGCCAGCCGCTTGCTGCGCTTCTGGGGCGTGGCCGAATCAGCCCTCGCCGAGCAGGTGGGCGACCTGCTGGCGGGCAGCAACCCCACCGTGGCCCCCTACGCCGGCGCCGGCGAGGTGAAGCTGCGGATCACGGCCCGGGCGGCTTCACCCGAGCAGGCCTCCACCCTGCTGGCGCCCGTGGAGGCGGAGATCCGCCGGCGCGCCGCCGAGGCCTGCTTCGGTGCCGACGACGACAGCCTGGCCTCGGTGGTGCTGGCGGCTCTGCAGCAACGCGGCGAGAGCCTCGCCGTGGCGGAGAGCTGCACGGGGGGCGGCATCGGCGCTGCCCTGGCGGCGATCCCCGGGGCCTCCGCGGCGTTCCTCGGCGGGGTGATCGCCTACGCCAACGCGGTGAAGCAGGGGGTGCTGGGGGTGCCGGAGGAGTTGCTTGAGCGCCACGGGGCGGTGAGTGATCCGGTGGCGGCGGCGATGGCGGAGGGGGCCTGCAGGCTCACCGGAGCCCACTGGGGCGTGGCCGTGAGCGGGATTGCCGGTCCGGGGGGCGGCAGCCCCGACAAGCCCGTGGGGCTGGTGCACATCGCCGTGGCGGGCCCCGATGGCACCCACAGCGCCGCGGTGCGCTTCGGCAGCAGCCGTGGCCGCGCCTGGATCCAGACCCTCACCACCGGAGAAGCGCTTGATCGGTTAAGGCGGCGTTTGTCAGCCAGCTGA
- a CDS encoding glycosyltransferase family 4 protein has protein sequence MTLAYSPNAAALLTFAVAAVLTALVVPVVRRLGLSWGLIDAPDARKQHTTPMVRLGGVGIVIAFSLALALTWQLGGFAQLEASKDALIWTTLGGSLCFFVIGLADDLFALPPLPRLLGQLLVSTAVWLEGVRIGSIDLPFGWMGAPSAVLQLPDWLSLLATLVWLVGITNAINWLDGLDGLAAGVSGIAAVGLLSVSFSLDQPAAGLLAAALAGSCLGFLRHNFNPARIFMGDGGSYFLGFALAAISIVGPAKGLTSVSLLLPLLILSLPVADMSAVIMGRLREGHSPFYPDRRHLHHRLLRTGLSHRRTVLLIYAFTQWLASLALVLVNAEMRFLWLALATAVLIWVLVSTRRALQRQDRPVARLR, from the coding sequence GTGACCCTTGCCTACAGCCCCAACGCTGCAGCGCTGCTCACCTTTGCCGTGGCTGCCGTGCTCACCGCCCTGGTGGTGCCGGTGGTGCGGCGGCTCGGCCTGAGCTGGGGGCTGATCGACGCCCCCGACGCCCGCAAGCAGCACACCACCCCGATGGTGCGGCTGGGGGGGGTCGGCATCGTGATCGCCTTCAGCCTGGCTCTCGCCCTCACCTGGCAGCTCGGTGGCTTCGCCCAGCTGGAGGCCAGCAAGGATGCCCTGATCTGGACCACCCTCGGCGGCTCGCTCTGTTTCTTCGTGATCGGCCTGGCGGACGATCTGTTCGCCCTGCCCCCCTTGCCGAGGCTGCTGGGCCAGCTGCTGGTGTCGACGGCGGTGTGGCTGGAGGGGGTGCGGATCGGCAGCATTGATCTGCCCTTCGGCTGGATGGGGGCACCCTCCGCCGTGCTGCAGCTGCCTGACTGGCTGAGCCTGCTGGCCACCCTGGTGTGGCTGGTGGGCATCACCAATGCGATCAACTGGCTCGATGGCCTCGATGGTCTGGCCGCCGGCGTGAGCGGCATCGCGGCTGTGGGTCTGCTCTCGGTGAGCTTCAGCCTGGATCAACCTGCCGCGGGCCTGCTGGCCGCGGCCCTGGCCGGCAGCTGCCTCGGCTTTCTGCGCCACAACTTCAACCCCGCCCGCATCTTCATGGGGGATGGCGGCTCCTACTTCCTGGGCTTTGCCCTGGCCGCGATCAGCATCGTGGGGCCGGCCAAGGGGCTCACCAGCGTCAGCCTGCTGCTGCCGCTGCTGATCCTCTCGCTGCCGGTGGCCGACATGTCAGCGGTGATCATGGGCCGCCTCCGGGAAGGCCACTCGCCCTTTTATCCCGATCGCCGCCATCTGCACCACCGCCTGCTGCGCACGGGCCTGAGCCATCGCCGCACGGTGCTGCTGATCTATGCCTTCACCCAGTGGCTGGCCTCCCTGGCCCTGGTGCTGGTGAATGCCGAGATGCGCTTCCTCTGGCTCGCCCTGGCCACGGCGGTGCTGATCTGGGTGCTGGTGAGCACCCGCCGCGCCCTGCAGCGCCAGGACAGGCCCGTGGCGCGGCTGCGATGA
- the glyA gene encoding serine hydroxymethyltransferase: MAASVMAACASHDQPLAAADPAIAALISKELERQQTHLELIASENFTSRAVMEAQGSVLTNKYAEGLPSKRYYGGCEHVDAIEELAIERARQLFGAAWANVQPHSGAQANFAVFLALLQPGDTILGMDLSHGGHLTHGSPVNVSGKWFEAVHYGVDPETQQLNFDSVRQLALQHRPKLIVCGYSAYPRSIDFQAFRAIADEVGAFLLADMAHIAGLVAAGVHANPVPVCDVVTTTTHKTLRGPRGGLILCRDAEFGKRFDKAVFPGSQGGPLEHVIAAKAVAFGEALLPSFRAYSEQVVRNAQALAQRIQERGIAVVSGGTDNHLVLLDLRSIGMTGKVADLLVSDVHITANKNTVPFDPESPFVTSGLRLGTAACTTRGFDAEAFAEVADVIADRLLNPEDGAIEERCRQRVAGLCERFPLYAPTRELQPV, encoded by the coding sequence ATGGCTGCCTCTGTGATGGCTGCTTGCGCCAGCCACGACCAACCCCTGGCGGCCGCCGACCCCGCCATCGCCGCCCTGATCAGCAAGGAGCTGGAGCGCCAGCAGACCCACCTCGAGCTGATCGCCTCGGAGAACTTCACCTCCCGCGCTGTGATGGAGGCCCAGGGCTCGGTGCTCACCAACAAGTACGCCGAGGGCCTGCCCTCCAAGCGCTACTACGGCGGCTGCGAGCACGTGGACGCCATCGAGGAGCTGGCGATCGAGCGGGCCAGGCAGCTGTTCGGAGCAGCCTGGGCCAACGTGCAGCCCCACAGCGGCGCCCAGGCCAACTTCGCCGTGTTCCTGGCCCTGCTGCAGCCCGGCGACACGATCCTGGGCATGGACCTCAGCCACGGCGGCCACCTCACCCATGGCTCGCCGGTGAACGTGAGCGGCAAGTGGTTCGAGGCCGTGCACTACGGCGTGGACCCCGAAACCCAGCAGCTCAACTTCGACAGCGTGCGCCAGCTGGCGCTGCAGCACCGGCCCAAGCTGATCGTGTGCGGCTACTCGGCCTACCCCCGCAGCATCGACTTCCAGGCCTTCCGCGCCATCGCCGATGAGGTGGGCGCCTTCCTGCTCGCGGACATGGCTCACATCGCCGGCCTGGTGGCCGCCGGCGTGCACGCCAACCCCGTGCCCGTGTGCGATGTGGTCACCACCACCACCCACAAGACCCTGCGCGGTCCCCGCGGCGGCCTGATCCTCTGCCGCGATGCCGAGTTCGGTAAGCGCTTTGACAAGGCGGTGTTCCCCGGCAGCCAGGGCGGCCCGCTGGAGCACGTGATCGCCGCCAAGGCGGTGGCCTTCGGCGAAGCCCTGCTGCCTTCCTTCCGGGCCTACAGCGAGCAGGTGGTGCGCAATGCCCAGGCCCTGGCGCAGCGCATCCAGGAGCGGGGCATCGCCGTGGTCAGCGGTGGCACCGACAACCACCTGGTGCTGCTGGATCTGCGCAGCATCGGCATGACCGGCAAGGTGGCGGATCTGCTGGTGAGCGACGTGCACATCACCGCCAACAAGAACACGGTGCCCTTCGATCCCGAGTCCCCCTTCGTCACCAGTGGTCTGCGCCTCGGCACCGCCGCCTGCACCACCCGCGGCTTTGATGCCGAGGCCTTTGCCGAGGTGGCCGACGTGATCGCCGACCGCCTGCTCAACCCCGAGGATGGGGCGATCGAGGAGCGCTGCCGGCAGCGCGTGGCCGGGCTCTGCGAGCGCTTCCCGCTCTACGCCCCTACCCGTGAGCTGCAGCCGGTCTGA
- a CDS encoding DUF3181 family protein: protein MSLSASELKDLELALADRLYLQVAGWHLYLGDAGLAQTLAIECAARLDAGSGVCARQALEAVQVPIGGGSTRLPLARLVPPGQLRDLEDVIEPFCR, encoded by the coding sequence ATGAGTCTCTCCGCCAGTGAACTGAAGGACCTGGAACTCGCCCTGGCCGACCGGCTCTACCTGCAGGTGGCCGGCTGGCACCTGTACCTGGGCGATGCCGGCCTGGCCCAGACCCTGGCCATCGAGTGCGCGGCCCGGCTCGACGCCGGCAGTGGGGTGTGTGCCCGCCAGGCCCTGGAGGCCGTGCAGGTGCCGATCGGCGGGGGCAGCACCCGCCTGCCCCTGGCCCGGCTGGTGCCTCCCGGGCAGCTGCGGGATCTGGAAGACGTGATCGAACCCTTCTGCCGCTGA
- a CDS encoding cytochrome-c oxidase, with amino-acid sequence MLLIEVTNARDVVGKRIGKLGSRLIGKVVDAEAQVEKALIQELETAFRDFGIEARIVSVQGPQLLGRSHLELPLQVREERQVGPRP; translated from the coding sequence GTGCTGCTGATTGAGGTCACCAATGCCCGCGATGTCGTCGGCAAACGGATCGGCAAGCTCGGCAGCCGCCTGATCGGCAAGGTGGTGGATGCGGAGGCCCAGGTTGAGAAGGCCCTGATCCAGGAGCTGGAAACCGCCTTCCGCGACTTCGGCATCGAGGCCCGCATCGTGTCGGTGCAGGGCCCCCAGTTGCTGGGCCGCTCCCATCTGGAGCTGCCACTGCAGGTGCGCGAGGAGCGTCAGGTGGGGCCCAGGCCCTGA
- the murJ gene encoding murein biosynthesis integral membrane protein MurJ, with product MPQSLRRIALIVAAATAISKVAGLVRQQVIAASFGVGMAYDAYNYAYVLPGFLLILLGGINGPFHSAMVSVLARRPRQEGAHVLAAMNTLVGAGLLVVTVLLLVAAGPLISLVGPGLDAERHAIAVVELRWMAPMALFAGLIGLGFGALNAADEFWLPSVSPLLSSVAVIAGLGLLWWQLGPAITLPENALIGGVVLAGSTTLGAVLQWLIQLPALARQGLHRFRLVWDWKDPGVREVMQVMGPATLSSGMLQINVFVSLFFASGIPAAAAGLGYANLLVQTPLGLISNALLVPLLPVYARLTAPEDRPELVARIRQGLMLSNASMLPLGALMTALAVPIVALVYERGAFDAGAATLVGQLLMAYGIGMPAYLARDVLVRVFYALGDGVTPFRWSLAGIGLNAIFCWTFVGGPVPGGGQLLPGLYAGAAGLVLATVAVNLITCAALLLALQLRLNGLPLWRWGRDTALLLAAAVAGAAAARALALLVGWPDSLIGRALQVGLSSGLGMLVYASLSHWARVPEAQQVVSQLSRRLAWPGRR from the coding sequence ATGCCCCAGTCCCTGCGTCGCATTGCCCTGATCGTGGCCGCTGCCACGGCGATCAGCAAGGTGGCCGGCCTGGTGCGCCAGCAGGTGATCGCCGCCTCCTTCGGGGTGGGCATGGCCTACGACGCCTACAACTACGCCTATGTGCTGCCGGGCTTCCTGCTGATCCTGCTGGGCGGCATCAACGGTCCGTTCCACAGCGCCATGGTGAGTGTGCTGGCGCGGCGGCCGCGGCAGGAGGGGGCCCACGTGCTCGCGGCGATGAACACCCTGGTGGGGGCGGGCCTGCTGGTGGTGACCGTGCTGCTGCTGGTGGCGGCTGGCCCGCTGATCAGCCTGGTGGGGCCGGGCCTCGATGCCGAGCGCCACGCCATCGCTGTGGTGGAGCTGCGCTGGATGGCGCCGATGGCCCTGTTCGCCGGCCTGATCGGCCTCGGCTTCGGGGCGCTCAACGCCGCCGATGAGTTCTGGCTGCCGTCAGTGAGCCCGTTGCTCTCGAGCGTGGCGGTGATCGCCGGCCTGGGGCTGCTCTGGTGGCAGCTGGGGCCGGCCATCACCCTGCCGGAAAACGCCCTGATCGGCGGCGTGGTGCTGGCGGGCAGCACCACCCTGGGAGCCGTGCTGCAGTGGCTGATCCAGCTGCCGGCGCTGGCGCGCCAGGGGCTGCACCGCTTCCGGCTGGTGTGGGACTGGAAGGATCCCGGCGTGCGCGAGGTGATGCAGGTGATGGGCCCGGCCACCCTCTCCTCCGGCATGTTGCAGATCAATGTGTTCGTGTCGCTGTTCTTCGCCTCGGGAATTCCGGCGGCGGCGGCGGGGCTGGGCTACGCCAACCTGCTGGTGCAGACCCCCCTGGGGCTGATCTCCAACGCCCTGCTGGTGCCGCTGCTGCCGGTCTATGCCCGGCTCACCGCTCCCGAGGACCGCCCCGAGCTGGTGGCGCGGATCCGCCAGGGCCTGATGCTCTCCAATGCCTCGATGCTGCCGCTCGGGGCCCTGATGACCGCCCTGGCGGTGCCGATCGTGGCGCTCGTCTACGAGCGGGGAGCCTTCGATGCCGGTGCGGCCACGCTGGTGGGCCAGCTGCTGATGGCCTACGGCATCGGCATGCCGGCCTACCTGGCCCGCGATGTGCTCGTGAGGGTGTTCTATGCCCTCGGCGACGGCGTCACCCCTTTCCGCTGGTCCCTGGCGGGGATCGGGCTCAATGCCATCTTCTGCTGGACCTTTGTGGGAGGCCCTGTCCCCGGGGGCGGCCAGTTGCTGCCGGGGCTCTATGCCGGTGCCGCCGGGCTGGTGCTGGCCACCGTGGCGGTGAACCTGATCACCTGCGCTGCCCTGCTGCTGGCCTTGCAGCTGCGGCTCAACGGCCTGCCGCTATGGCGCTGGGGGCGCGACACCGCCCTGCTGCTGGCCGCCGCCGTGGCCGGAGCCGCGGCGGCGCGGGCCCTGGCGCTGCTGGTGGGCTGGCCCGACAGCCTGATCGGCAGGGCCCTGCAGGTGGGTCTCAGCAGCGGACTGGGAATGCTGGTGTACGCCAGCCTCTCCCACTGGGCCAGGGTGCCTGAGGCCCAGCAGGTGGTCAGCCAGCTGAGCCGCCGCCTGGCCTGGCCCGGCCGTCGCTGA
- the sfsA gene encoding DNA/RNA nuclease SfsA, producing MAPLILELGPLVEGVLLKRYKRFLADVQLQDGSVVTAHCPNTGPMTGVLQPGGRVLLRHAPSPSRKLAWTWEQAEVEGADGQPVWVGINTALPNRLVRAAIEAGCLEPQLGPIGAIRAEVPYGQNRRSRIDLLLTPAAGAADPRPIYVEVKNTTWTQGRLALFPDTVTERGQKHLVELTALLPEARAVLLPCLSRGDVERFAPGDAADPRYGELFRAALAAGVEVLPCVFRFTASGVHWQGLAGVEPRQPDH from the coding sequence ATGGCCCCGCTGATCCTGGAGCTGGGCCCCCTGGTGGAGGGGGTGCTGCTCAAGCGCTACAAGCGTTTCCTGGCCGACGTGCAGCTGCAGGACGGCAGCGTGGTGACGGCCCACTGCCCCAACACCGGGCCCATGACCGGGGTGCTGCAGCCCGGCGGGCGGGTGCTGCTGCGGCACGCCCCCTCACCCAGCCGCAAACTGGCCTGGACCTGGGAGCAGGCCGAGGTGGAGGGCGCCGATGGCCAGCCGGTCTGGGTGGGCATCAACACGGCCCTGCCCAACCGGCTGGTGCGGGCGGCGATCGAGGCGGGCTGCCTGGAGCCCCAGCTGGGCCCGATCGGCGCCATCAGGGCCGAGGTGCCCTACGGGCAGAACCGCCGCAGCCGCATCGACCTGCTGCTGACGCCAGCGGCAGGGGCCGCCGATCCGCGCCCCATCTACGTGGAGGTGAAGAACACCACCTGGACCCAGGGCCGGCTGGCCCTCTTTCCGGACACCGTGACCGAGCGGGGGCAGAAGCACCTGGTGGAGCTCACGGCCCTGCTGCCGGAGGCCCGCGCCGTGCTGCTGCCCTGCCTGAGCCGGGGCGACGTGGAGCGCTTTGCCCCTGGGGATGCCGCCGATCCCCGCTACGGAGAGCTGTTTCGGGCCGCCCTGGCGGCGGGCGTGGAGGTGCTGCCCTGCGTGTTCCGCTTCACGGCCAGCGGCGTCCACTGGCAGGGGCTGGCCGGTGTGGAGCCGCGCCAGCCAGATCACTAG
- a CDS encoding 4-hydroxy-3-methylbut-2-enyl diphosphate reductase, whose protein sequence is MDTRAFKRSLHHSERYNRRGFGLGEEVAGSLEQAYQSDLVAKLRGNGYALQRGRLNVRLAEAFGFCWGVERAVAMAYETRRHYPSERIWITNEIIHNPSVNDHLREMNVQFIAVEGGVKDFSDVAGGDVVILPAFGATVQEMQLLNERGCHIVDTTCPWVSKVWNTVEKHKKHAFTSIIHGKVKHEETLATSSFAGTYLVVLDLAEAQLVCDYVLLGNQNLSAEQRTAAREAFMARFAKACSPGFDPDRDLIRVGVANQTTMLKSETEEIGRLVERTMLQRHGPAELNEHFLAFNTICDATQERQDAMFALVDEPLDLMVVIGGYNSSNTTHLQEIAVSRGIRSFHIDTPERIGPGNRIEHMPLGGELTEESPFLPEGPIRVGITSGASTPDRIVEAVIERLIELSEA, encoded by the coding sequence GTGGATACCCGTGCTTTCAAGCGATCCCTGCACCATTCGGAGCGCTACAACCGCCGCGGCTTCGGCCTGGGCGAAGAGGTGGCCGGCAGCCTCGAGCAGGCCTACCAGAGCGATCTGGTGGCCAAGCTGCGGGGCAACGGCTACGCGCTGCAGCGCGGTCGGCTGAATGTGCGCCTGGCCGAGGCCTTCGGCTTCTGCTGGGGTGTGGAGCGCGCCGTGGCCATGGCCTACGAGACCCGCCGCCACTACCCCAGTGAGCGGATCTGGATCACCAACGAGATCATCCACAACCCCTCGGTGAATGACCATCTGCGCGAGATGAACGTGCAGTTCATCGCCGTGGAGGGGGGTGTGAAGGACTTCTCCGACGTGGCCGGTGGCGACGTGGTGATCCTGCCGGCGTTCGGCGCCACGGTGCAGGAGATGCAGCTGCTCAATGAGCGCGGCTGCCACATCGTGGACACCACCTGCCCGTGGGTGTCGAAGGTGTGGAACACCGTGGAGAAGCACAAGAAGCATGCCTTCACCTCGATCATCCACGGCAAGGTGAAGCACGAGGAAACGCTGGCCACCAGCTCCTTTGCCGGCACCTACCTGGTGGTGCTCGACCTGGCCGAGGCCCAGCTGGTGTGCGACTACGTGCTGCTCGGCAACCAGAACCTCAGCGCCGAGCAGCGGACCGCCGCCCGGGAGGCCTTCATGGCCCGCTTCGCCAAGGCCTGCTCACCGGGCTTCGATCCCGACCGCGACCTGATCCGGGTCGGGGTGGCCAACCAGACCACCATGCTCAAGAGCGAAACCGAGGAGATCGGCCGGCTGGTGGAGCGCACGATGCTGCAGCGCCATGGTCCCGCCGAGCTCAACGAGCACTTCCTGGCCTTCAACACGATCTGCGATGCCACCCAGGAGCGCCAGGACGCCATGTTCGCCCTGGTGGATGAGCCCCTCGACCTGATGGTGGTGATCGGCGGCTACAACTCCTCCAACACCACCCACCTGCAGGAGATCGCCGTGAGCCGCGGCATCCGCTCCTTCCACATCGACACCCCCGAACGCATCGGTCCGGGCAACCGCATCGAGCACATGCCCCTTGGCGGTGAGCTCACCGAGGAGTCGCCCTTCCTGCCGGAGGGACCGATCCGGGTGGGGATCACCTCCGGGGCCTCCACCCCGGATCGCATCGTGGAGGCGGTGATCGAGCGGCTGATCGAGCTGAGCGAGGCCTGA